The Candidatus Hydrogenedentota bacterium genome includes a window with the following:
- a CDS encoding YafY family transcriptional regulator, with protein MHKAERLFQLVMLLRRSRTITARDLAIALEVSDRTIYRDIQSLILSGVPVEGEAGVGYILRRDFDLPPLMFSREEAQALSLGAQMVQAWGDPALEQAARAVLDKVRAVAPPALLSEFESRTLRVPDFHIDPFVREKLGIVREGIVRCERIQFEYERADGAASSRTARPLGLFFWGSVWSFAAWCELRRAFRNFRVDRASAISLTGERFVTEPGKTLEAYIASVEKEVW; from the coding sequence ATGCACAAGGCGGAACGGCTCTTTCAGCTGGTGATGCTACTTCGCCGCTCGCGCACGATAACGGCGCGGGACCTCGCGATCGCGCTCGAGGTCTCTGATCGCACCATTTACCGCGATATTCAATCGTTGATTCTGTCGGGCGTACCGGTGGAGGGCGAGGCGGGCGTGGGGTATATCTTGCGCCGCGACTTTGACCTGCCGCCGCTGATGTTCAGCCGCGAGGAAGCCCAGGCGCTCTCGCTGGGTGCGCAGATGGTGCAGGCGTGGGGCGATCCCGCGCTGGAACAGGCGGCCCGCGCGGTGCTCGACAAGGTGCGGGCGGTGGCCCCGCCGGCGCTGCTTTCGGAGTTCGAAAGCCGAACCCTGCGCGTTCCGGATTTTCACATTGATCCCTTCGTTCGCGAGAAGCTGGGGATTGTCCGTGAGGGCATCGTGCGCTGCGAAAGAATCCAATTCGAATACGAGCGCGCGGATGGCGCGGCGTCGTCGCGGACGGCGCGTCCCCTGGGCCTGTTTTTCTGGGGAAGCGTGTGGTCGTTCGCGGCGTGGTGCGAACTCCGGCGCGCATTCAGAAATTTCCGTGTGGATCGCGCGAGCGCGATTTCGCTGACCGGCGAGCGTTTTGTAACCGAGCCAGGGAAGACCCTGGAGGCGTATATAGCATCCGTTGAAAAGGAGGTATGGTAA
- a CDS encoding glucosyltransferase domain-containing protein produces MSNKHFFAIVAGAIILSGFLAYANTFAGDWVWDDVSSVLLHEHVQDPGKLFQLFREDQHAFGRGQGNFYRPLVSVSFMLDFALSHDEVLDSSEAKGYPDVKPFVFHLTNILWHIAAAILLFALLVRLEAPRAIQAIAPILFVLHPMHTEAVAYISGRADMMSAVFILAALLCATAEAKGKRRAIMLGLSGLFFVLGLCSKESSTIYPLLLLLLIALRPTADGALPGRAEWKARSTPLALAAAILAGYGALRMTVLKFSEGGESAGSGLGQRLLEKGGDSAAIGLGQRILEIGQHLLEIGQRLVETCQAFAFYIKTLFLPTGLHMEQTLAGVPAWTAVIGLLLLLACAAAIVWSIRAGHYRIALGFAWFLAAWFPISGIFPLNAPMAEHWMYVPMAGFWWALLELVLHASKNLPIRPLAPAAAILALVFLFQTVARNRDWQTNESIFRATLAENPNTLRVHSNLAVTYEYLDINLPGARRHYEAVLDAYDAQRGSGSAGLMPDEIPVRLSLGGILLRQQAYNEAYAIYGSLLPLGQQEQFRADAARAAFGAGQCLLGLGDFAGANQAMQQALAWDPALAPRYRAIMRGAPLPDIRLR; encoded by the coding sequence ATGTCAAACAAGCATTTCTTCGCAATTGTGGCCGGGGCTATCATCCTGTCGGGCTTCCTCGCCTACGCCAATACCTTCGCCGGCGACTGGGTCTGGGACGATGTCTCCTCCGTCCTCCTGCACGAGCATGTCCAGGATCCGGGCAAACTCTTCCAGCTCTTCCGTGAAGACCAACACGCGTTCGGGCGGGGCCAGGGCAATTTCTATCGCCCCCTCGTTTCGGTGAGCTTCATGCTGGATTTCGCACTGTCCCATGACGAAGTGCTCGACAGCAGCGAGGCCAAGGGCTACCCCGATGTAAAGCCCTTTGTCTTCCACCTCACCAACATCCTGTGGCATATCGCGGCGGCAATCCTGCTGTTCGCCCTGCTCGTCCGCCTCGAAGCGCCACGCGCCATCCAGGCCATTGCGCCAATCCTCTTCGTCCTCCACCCGATGCACACGGAGGCCGTCGCCTATATCAGCGGTCGGGCCGACATGATGTCCGCCGTCTTCATCCTCGCCGCACTGCTGTGCGCCACCGCCGAGGCGAAAGGCAAGCGGCGGGCAATCATGCTCGGGTTGAGCGGGCTCTTTTTTGTCCTCGGCCTCTGCAGCAAAGAATCCTCCACCATCTACCCGCTGCTGCTCCTGCTCCTGATCGCACTCCGGCCCACGGCGGATGGCGCCCTGCCCGGCCGCGCCGAATGGAAAGCCCGCAGCACGCCCCTCGCCCTTGCCGCCGCAATCCTCGCGGGCTACGGCGCACTCCGCATGACCGTGCTGAAATTCAGCGAAGGCGGCGAATCCGCGGGAAGCGGCCTCGGACAGCGTCTCCTCGAAAAGGGTGGCGATTCCGCCGCAATTGGCCTCGGCCAGCGCATCCTCGAAATCGGCCAGCACCTCCTCGAAATCGGCCAGCGCCTCGTTGAAACCTGCCAGGCATTCGCCTTCTATATTAAGACCCTCTTTCTCCCGACTGGCCTCCACATGGAACAGACCCTCGCCGGCGTGCCTGCCTGGACCGCCGTTATCGGGCTGCTCCTGCTCCTCGCGTGCGCCGCCGCCATCGTCTGGAGCATTCGCGCCGGCCACTACCGCATTGCGCTTGGATTCGCCTGGTTCCTCGCCGCCTGGTTCCCGATTTCGGGTATTTTCCCCCTCAATGCCCCCATGGCCGAACACTGGATGTACGTGCCCATGGCCGGCTTCTGGTGGGCCCTGCTGGAACTCGTGCTGCACGCCTCGAAAAACCTCCCCATACGCCCGCTGGCCCCCGCCGCCGCCATACTCGCTCTGGTTTTTCTCTTCCAGACCGTCGCGCGCAACCGGGACTGGCAAACCAACGAATCCATCTTCCGCGCCACCCTCGCGGAAAACCCCAATACCCTCCGGGTTCACTCCAACCTGGCCGTGACCTACGAGTATCTCGACATCAACCTCCCCGGCGCGCGCCGGCACTACGAGGCCGTGCTGGACGCCTACGACGCCCAGCGCGGTTCCGGATCGGCCGGCCTGATGCCCGATGAAATCCCCGTGCGCCTCTCGCTCGGCGGCATTCTTCTGCGCCAGCAGGCCTACAACGAAGCCTATGCCATTTACGGAAGCCTGCTGCCCCTGGGCCAGCAGGAGCAGTTCCGCGCGGATGCCGCCCGGGCCGCCTTCGGCGCGGGGCAGTGCCTACTGGGCCTCGGCGATTTCGCCGGCGCAAACCAGGCCATGCAACAGGCCCTCGCCTGGGACCCCGCCCTCGCGCCGCGATACCGCGCCATCATGCGTGGAGCCCCCCTGCCCGATATTCGCCTGCGCTGA
- a CDS encoding RbsD/FucU family protein — protein MLKHTLIHPEILEAIGAAGHGSKILIADGNYPASTKCGINADLVYLNLRPGLPTVTDVLEALLTAIPVEAAHVMAPADGSTPPIFQEFHERLPDLELTPLDRHEFYTAAGDDDACLTIVTGEQRIYANLLLTIGVRMP, from the coding sequence ATGCTGAAACATACCCTCATTCACCCGGAAATCCTCGAAGCCATCGGCGCGGCGGGCCACGGCTCCAAAATCCTGATCGCGGACGGCAACTATCCCGCAAGCACCAAGTGCGGAATCAACGCGGACCTCGTCTATCTCAATTTGCGGCCCGGCCTGCCCACCGTGACCGACGTCCTGGAGGCCCTCTTGACGGCCATTCCGGTGGAAGCCGCCCACGTGATGGCGCCGGCCGACGGCTCCACCCCGCCCATATTTCAAGAATTTCACGAAAGGCTCCCCGATCTGGAACTCACCCCCCTCGATCGGCACGAATTTTACACCGCCGCCGGCGATGATGACGCCTGCCTGACCATCGTCACCGGAGAACAACGGATCTACGCAAATTTGTTGTTGACGATTGGGGTCCGAATGCCGTAG
- a CDS encoding response regulator encodes MSRILLVDDDVDLSELIKTKLNAEGHETHVINTGEGAFEFAKRVKPDISILDIMLPGVTGYQICRRMRKDPELYKHAILVLTALGEEPEILHGLEQGADDYLVKPFKLERLMDKIASLTALTASLGNRNRVTNLPGTDAAKREINHLLARDTAIAVVYIDMIGYKAYCATRGADGQQKALEFMARLLVSMARDMGFYESFIAHMGGEHFVVSLKLEDHERFTQSLCSQFDRQVEELYTPEEVQKGYVKATDRQGNEVRCKLMALSVGVAHTQYRSFKSAKKMFEVLAQVRQMAHPKDGKSAAFVDRRRSDR; translated from the coding sequence ATGAGTAGAATCCTTCTGGTTGACGACGACGTCGATTTGTCGGAACTCATCAAGACCAAACTGAACGCGGAGGGCCACGAGACCCACGTGATAAACACGGGGGAGGGCGCTTTTGAGTTTGCGAAGCGCGTGAAGCCGGATATCTCGATACTGGATATCATGCTTCCCGGGGTGACGGGGTATCAAATCTGCCGGCGTATGCGGAAGGATCCGGAGCTGTACAAGCACGCAATTCTGGTGCTTACGGCGCTTGGCGAGGAACCGGAGATCCTGCACGGGCTGGAGCAGGGCGCGGATGACTACCTGGTGAAGCCATTCAAGCTTGAGCGGCTGATGGACAAGATCGCGTCGCTCACGGCGCTGACCGCGTCGCTCGGGAATCGCAACCGGGTTACGAATTTGCCGGGCACGGACGCGGCGAAGCGCGAGATCAATCACCTGCTGGCGCGGGACACAGCGATCGCGGTGGTCTATATCGACATGATTGGCTACAAGGCGTATTGCGCGACGCGCGGCGCGGACGGGCAGCAGAAGGCGCTGGAGTTCATGGCGCGGCTGCTGGTGAGCATGGCGCGGGACATGGGCTTCTACGAGAGTTTCATCGCGCACATGGGCGGGGAACATTTTGTGGTGTCGCTGAAGCTGGAGGACCACGAGCGCTTCACGCAGAGCCTGTGTAGCCAGTTTGACCGGCAGGTGGAGGAGCTTTACACGCCCGAAGAGGTCCAGAAGGGCTACGTCAAGGCGACGGATCGCCAGGGGAATGAGGTGCGCTGCAAGTTGATGGCGCTTTCGGTTGGCGTGGCGCACACGCAATACCGTTCCTTCAAGAGCGCGAAGAAGATGTTTGAGGTGCTGGCGCAGGTGCGTCAGATGGCGCACCCGAAAGATGGCAAGAGCGCGGCCTTCGTGGATCGCCGCCGCAGCGATCGGTGA